In Lagopus muta isolate bLagMut1 chromosome 14, bLagMut1 primary, whole genome shotgun sequence, the DNA window TGAGCCGAGCCGTGCCATGCCAAACGTTTTCAAATTGCACAGAGCCATGCTGTGCCAAACCATGCCAAACTAAGCTGAGCCAAACTGAGCCTTGTCAAGATGTGCCGAGCCAACACGAGCCATTCCATGCCATGCCGTACTGTGCTGGGCCGGGCTGAGTCATGCTGAGCCGTGTGGAGCTGAGCCAAGCCACCACTTGCCAAAACGTGTTGTTCTGAACTATTCCGAGCAAAGCCATGCCAAGATCGGGCAGAGCCGTGCTTGGCCACCCTTGTACCTCACCACACGGGGGCAGTACATCCCCGTGCACGGTCCGGTTCGGCCCGGTCCGACTCGGTTCGGCACGGCTCAGCACGGCACGGCACGACACGGTTCGGCTCGGTTCGGTTCGGCACTGCTCGGCTTGGCACGGTTCAGCACGGTTCGGCACGTCACGGTCCAGCCGTGCACGGTGCCCAGCACGGCTCAGCTCGCACGGCGCGGTCCCCCCCGCGCATCACGGCGCATCAcggcgcagcgcagcgcagcaCAGCGCAACGCGGCTCCGGCACAGCCGCACTGAGCCCGCCCCGCCGCAgcccggcccggctcggcccggcccgcgccgcgccccgcccgtCCCCGTGTGCCCGCGTGCCCGTGTGCCCGCCACCGAGCCAGGTCGGGCAGCgcggcgggagcggggcggtgcgggatcgggggcggcggtgcggggcggggcgggTATCGAGGGCGCGGGGATGCGCGAGGCGGGCGGGCGCCGGGCCGGGGTGAAGCCGTGCGGCCTCTCCCCGCAGAGCCgccatggaggtgttcatgaAGGGCTTGTCCAAGGCCAAGGAGGGGGTGGTCGCCGCCGCCGAGAAGACCAAGCAGGGGGTGGCTGAGGCCGCCGAGAAGACCAAGGAAGGGGTCCTCTATGTCGGTAAGGGCCGACCCGGCCTGCGTGTCTCCCCCCTCCCGTCCTTGCAACCTCCCGCATTTGCCCTTGCATCCTCCCGCCCATCCCCCTGCTGTCCCCTTCAGTCCCCCTACCCCCGGCTCTCGCTCCCCGCCCCCGGCGGCACCGGCGAGCTCCGTCCGCAGCGCTCTGCCCGCGGGGATGGGGCGGAGGGGTTGCAGAGGAGTGGGACCCCGCGGCTGGGACCCCCCGCGGCTCTACGGCGAGGAGGCTCCGGGACTCAGAGCGGAGGcgccgcggggctgcggcgATGCTCGGGCACCGCTTGCGGGGAGCTTCGGTGGGATGCGCTGAGATGTGCCCGGCTTGGAGTGGAAATGCCGGGGATACGTTTGTCCCTCCCGGGAGAATTCGTGCCCCGGAGTACACACGGGTGAATGGTGCAGCCGGGCTGCGGCTTCGGGCTGCTGGGAACTGGGTGCTGCTTCATCCCATGGGGCGAGGGGTGGAGCGGTGCCGAGCGGGGCTCGCCGTGCCCGGGGCGCTGCCCCAGGCGGGGGTCCCGCGGTGCCCGGGGGCCCCGTCCCGCAGAAGAGCTGTCCGCATCTCCGGGCCGCTCCGTGCAGTAGCGCGCCCCGTGCATCCGGCAGCCCTCCCGTGGGGGGAATCGGGGGCTGCTCAGCGCGGGGCGCACTGATCCACGtctctctctgtttcttccCCCAGGGAGCAAAACCCAAGGCGTGGTGCAAGGCGTCACCTCAGGTACGGTCCTTCCTGCCCCCGCAAGCGCAGCCGTGCTAACCGGGTCGGGGCTAAGCGAGGGGCTGATGTCACCCGGCTAAAGCCACTTACATAACGGGGCCCGCAACACAGGATTTGCGGCGCCGCCCGCACTCCGTGCCCAGCTGCAGAGCCGCGGCCCCGGGCATGGAGGGGGGGCGGGGGGATGGGAGCCCGGTCCTGCGCCTGACTAGCCATCAGCCCCCCCCGGCCCCTCTCCCTGGCTCGGGGGACACTGACGCGCACCCCCGGCTCCCGCAGTGGCCGAGAAGGCGAAGGAACAGGCGTCCCAGCTGGGCGAAGCGGCGTTCTCGGGCGCCGGCAACATCGCGGCGGCCACGGGGCTGGTGAAGAAGGAGGAATTCCCCGCGGACCTGAAGGTGATTCCCCCCATCCCACTCACGCCGCTGCGCCGCCCTCCTCTCGGCAGGGACCCCCCGGTGGCACCAGGCGCGCTGCCGGAGGGTCCCCATCTGAGCGTCCCCGGGGCCGGGGGGACGGACGGAGGGTCCCCCGCGTGGCGGCTGCGTGCGCGGCTGCTGCGGACGTGTGCGTGCGTGGATCCCCGCatggcggcgcggggccggcgggGCGGCATCGCCGCGTTGCGCCGCGAGGTGACCTGACAGCTGCGGGAGCGCTGGGGCGGGAGGGGCGGCGGGCTCCTCTCGCTTCCAGCTTAGCCCAAAAtagcagcagctgaagaaatgaGGCCACGGCACGCACCGCCGCCGCGCGGGGGGACCGGCCGTCCTCCTCCAGCCGCTCTGCCCGGCCCTGGGGAGGGGTTATCCGCCCCACCCCGCCCGGGATGCGGGATGCTCCGGCACCTCGAGGGGGGCTGAAGGCGCAAGCACGCGTCACCCGCCTGGGGATGAGCATTGCGGGGATGCGCACTTCCACAGTTGCTTTcctgtcccttcccagctttgtGCGCTGCTGTGAGCACCGGGTGCCCTGCCAGCACCCTCGCTTCGCCCCGTATCGTTCTGTCCTGGCTCTATCCCACCCCGTGTGGGCGTGTGCCTGGTCCCTGCCAGGTCCCCTGGGTAACTCCCTTCCCGGAAGGGTGACGTTCGAGGGATGCATGCGTGGAACTGACCACCCGCTTCACCCCCAGGCCGAGGAGGTGGCCCAGGAGGCTGTGGAAGAGCCGCTGGTTGAGCCGCTGCTGGAGCCGGAGGGGGAGAGCTACGAGGAGTCCCCACAGGTGAGGGGAAAGGATGGCACTGCAGGGATGCGGGCTGTGCTCAGCGCCTGGTGGCATCGCTGTGGGGAGAGGAGCCAGGAGCCTACCAGCTCTccagcacccagagcagggaGCCTGGAGGTCAGGCAGGTGTGGTTGGAGGAACTGTCCCAGCTGAGccttctcactgctctttcttttcccatctcGCAGGAGGAATACCAGGAATACGAGCCAGAGGCATAATGGAACCCTGTCCTTGCCTCTTCCACCAGCAGCACAACGAACCGCCGGTAGCCCCCTGCTCCTCCCCTGCTGGCCCCGGCCAGCGCCCACGTGCCGGGGAGGAGCAGGGTTGCCCCTGCCCCGTTCGCTCACAAGTTCTTCCTCCAGTTCCGTTCCAAGGGACCATGTCCATGTCTCCGTACCGTGTCTAGCAGTGAGAACCCGCTGTGTCCgagccctgcagcctcagcGTGTGCCCAAGCCGTGGGCAATGCCCGcaggggctgctgtgtgtgcgtgtgtgcgtgTGTCCGTGGTGCCTGGGCTTacagctctgcctccctcccAGCGCCGTAAGCCCCGGCTGCGTCCCGGTGCGTCTGTGTGTGTACAAAGCATGTTTACCTGCGCGCGGGCTGCTGTACATTTTGCTTGCATGCGTGTCCCTGAGGTTCTGCTCTGGTCATCGTGGaactgtttttggttttgttttctttttcttttttaatatatctatCTCTATCTATGGGTGGACGGGTCTTTCGCCTTTGTGAGCCCTCGGTATCCGAGCCCGCTCCCCAGCCTGCTGGGTGGAGACGGTGCCTGCACCCTCCCCGAGGTCCTGTAGTGCTGACGCTGTGTTGTGACGTGGCATGGATATCCCCCCACCCTCGTTGCTGGATGTGCAATACGAGTGCAGCTGCCAGTGACACAGCTGCCACCGTGTCCATGAATAAAGCCAACTCTTGTCTGTAGCCCCCTGGTGCTGGTTGTGGGATCCCTTGGTCTGTTCCCCGCTTTAGTGGTTTGTGCAGGTTTGGGGGAGAAAGAGTGCGGGGCTGGGGCGGGCTGTGAGAGCAGGTCCTCGTGGAGACCAAACTCTCCTGCCTGCTTATTGCTGTTGGGGCAGCAGACAGCACACTCTGGCTGAGCTGGGGATGCAGGCAGTGTCCCTGTGCCACCTGTCTGCATGAGTCTGCAGTTCTGCGGGCAAAAGGAGGGGACCCTCTGGGACCAAGGACCCTGTGGCAGAAGGAGGATGGACACAGTCCTGGCCTCGAGCCCTGGTTCCCTACCAGCTctgcccctgctgctgccagctgacGCAGGCTGTGCTAGCAAAGGGGGCTCAGATGCTGGGCACAGTGTTCTTCCTGCAGGCTCACacctgcccagagcagcaggatgTGCTGCTGAATGTGAGGTGCCTCCTAAAGGTGATCTTTGTGCTagaaacacagagcaaaggGGAACCTTTCCTCTGCCATCTCTACCTTCCTATGCTGCCCCGTTCCCCTTGGAGCACGGAGGACATGGCAGTTACGTGTGTCTCCCAGCTGCAATGTGACCACTATGAGGACCCCAACCAGCCTGCAGCCCCTTGGTGGcagcacagagtagagaggTTGTGCAGAGCCTTCCCCCACTGTTCTCCCTTGCCAAATTTACTGGTGAACTGTAGCTTGCAGCAGTCAGCACGGACACACAACAGGTTTGCTGATGCTTGCAAATCCCTGGCTCTGCTTCCTGTGTCtgcaccagctgcagcagcacctgcagcacccactgGGCACAGCTGGACACATCATTAAATGGTGCGAGACGGGGCTCTCCCTAACACTTGCAGGGCTGGCTTCCTAAGCAGAGCTGAGAGTGCAGCTTTCAGAGTGGAAGTGGATGTGGGCAGTGGCTGAAAGCGTGACAGACTCTGCAGGTTGGTGTGGGAGGCTGGTGGCACCCCCTGAGCCAGCTGGGCTGCGTCCCCAGAGCCAGGCTGGGATTACTACAGGACCAGCCTCTGGCACACTCAACTGGCCTGGGAGCACTGCACTGAGTCTGCAAGAGAAACACAGCCCCACATGCCCTGTCCCAGCCGTGGCCCCACTCCAAGCTGACGCACGGCAGTGTGACACTGCAAACATCAGCTGTCCCACAGACTGCCCTTGCTGGATGAGCAGGGCCACTGTGCTAGGAGCACTTATAGCCACACGGGCCTACAACTCAGGCAATGGGACAGAAGGGGTTATACCACAGTAGGCTTTGTCAAAGCACTGCTCCAGGCCATGCTGCAATGACTGCAGGAGGCAGTAGCTGGACTCCTGCTCGAGGTGAGGCAGCTATAGCTAATGTGGTTCAGGTTCTTCAGCCACTGGAAGATGGATACAGTCACCCCACCTGCATTCACACAGATGTCCTGCCACGGGCAGTACACGCTCTAGATTTGCTGCTTAGAATAACCCTGAGACCCACGACAAATCTGGGGGTCTCCTCAACAGCCTTGGGCCATGCCTGCCCTCAGGGACAGTCCTGAGGTTGCTGGGAAAGCTAAATCCTAGAACTGCAGTGTCCCTGACAGAACACCAGCTGCTGTGGTGTTCCATGCAATGTGATGTGGTTTGCTGTGGCCTATAAGCAACTGCAGGACATACTGATGACGGCTGCAAGCCCTGTAGTCTGCCACTGCCTAAAACTGGGAGGGTACAGAAGGGAAAGTAGCAAGCTGAGCTCCTAGGATTCACTCAGGAGCTGGAGTAAGTTAGGAAACAACTGAGACAGCACCATAATGCTGCTTGCTGTCAGAGCCtggcagagccaggctggatTCACATCAGCAGCTGACAACACCATGTGGCCTTAAGAGCCACGAGCCTGCCATCTCCCTGTGTGTTTGGGGATGGACATACTGGATGACAAGCATATCTCTTCACGAGAATATGTCATGTGCTTCTGGTGTAGTGGGGCTGTTGGTGGCTTCGACAATGATCAGAGAGCTCAAGCAGAGcagacaggaaaagaagaaatgaaagaagaaaccaGGCTCATTCCCTGCTGCCATTATCCTCCCATCAGGTCACTCCTAGGGGCAAGGGTCTGAGTGCTTGCCTCCTCACCAGAGCTGTTGGGGGCAGCAGATGCTCAGACCTCATATTTTGCACAGAATGATTAATGGCTCAGGCTGCAAAAGACCTTGGCTGTGTCAGAGTCCCAGGTTCCATCATGCCCTGTCCCTTAAGTTCCCTAGAGCTTTCAGCAAAGGGTAGAATCTTGTTTCTGTAGCAGTTCCCTGCTCTGTTCACTCTTATCTGCAGTCCCCAGTTTCCGGTGTCAGACAACACAGTGACTCCCAGTACATTCAAGGATGTCGTGCTCTCTTCCCTAAGGAGAGGATCTGGTAAAAGAAAGACTGAAGATGCCAGAAGAGCCAGCCAAGGTCAGTGGTCCTCGCTCCTGTCAGTAAAGGGAAAGGCTTGGGCTCTCCTCTTCCCCTCAGTTACGTGACCTGCCACCTCTTCCTCACTTTCTGTTCCTCCGGCACAGTGAGTGAGTTGTCAGTGAAGTGATGAGATGCCTCCTCGGGTTGTGGAGTGCCCAGAGTGAAGTTATAGCTGGGCTGCTCTCACTTGCACACAGTGGTGCAGGTCCCCAGATGGCACTGGGcctgctctgagcacctggtaTGGTGCACAGCAGTCTGTGCCTTTGCTTGTACCAATCATCGCCCTGTGCTGAGAAAACAGGCTGGGCCCAACTCACCTTCTCATAGTCTTCTAGCTCCTTGGGGTTGATCCCACTGGGGTTGTAAATGGCTTAATCTATCTGTCTCCCCAGCACAGATACAGTAGACTCCAAAGTGGTGCAGGTACAATATGTGCACCCCCACATTGCCAAAGCCCTGCAGCAACAGGGAGCAGGCATGGCTCTGGGGAGAGGGAAGTCATGGGgacaaactgaaaactgaaccCTCTGGCGACAAACCGCTTCCTAAGAACTTAAACTGTGATATAGAAGTAGGAACTCTGATCCAGCAGCCCCCTGTGAATGTTTTGGCTCGGTGCAGGCTAGGAGCTGTCAGGACAGAGGCTGCCTTGGCGAGTTACAGGATCATGAAAAGCAGACCCTGTGGACAGGGGCTTCCAGCTCAGCCTGTTTTCATCACCTCCAGTGCTCCTGGATGTGATGTTCCAAGCATAGCACACTGTTCAGCTTCTGAGAGCTGATCTCAATAGGAAACAGATGCAGCGAAAAACAGCCCATTGTGCAGCACCTAGGCACAATCTGAGCAACCCTCCAGCATCTCACAATGATGGGTGCTGCGGCGCCAGCATGAACAAGGGCCATAGAGGTAGCATGGTTCTTGTTATGGGAACAGATGATTTTGTACTGTCTGCCCCAAAGTGCTCTCCAGCTTGCTGCAGCTTTAAAAGCAGTGCTGTTTCCTAAGACACAAAAACCTCCAAACAAGCAAAATGTTACACACAAGTAGCCAAGGACTCCATCTTTCTCATCCTCTGCCACATCAGCCATCAGGGGGATGCAGGGGAAGGGCAGAAATGACAAAGGCAAGATGGTGAGCAGCAGCCTCAGTCCAAAGCCTCCTTctgcacagcagggagctgtgatGAGGAGTGAGTGCTCTGAGGAAAGCACCCCCCGCCAGCTCCTGGTGCTGGACTCAGATGAGACTTTAGTTTCATggctttcagtttttttccacCTCCAAAGAGCAGTGAGCTCAGCAGGATATGCAGTTGGCTAAGCTGCAGGCATCACGGGTGGTGAACAGCAAGCGTTTGGGCAGCAGTGgctggcagagagcagcagctgctagAGTTGCAGCAGGGGGAAGCAATTCCCTGCAGCTGTCAGCAAGCCTTGGCTGCAGGGGAGGGAAGGGCCTGAAAGCAGAGGGGAAGCCCCTCTGAGCTCCCAGCCAGCTGCCTCCAGGTAGTGCTTGTCTGGGCACCCCAATAGAGGGGGGCTGCACCCACAGTCAGGATCTCTGCAGTGGGTGATGTGGTGTGGAGGTGCCAGCTCTCTCTGCCAgtccagcagagctcagcatccTACCACTTGCTCTCTGCTAATGCACACACCAGTGTCAGTCACAGCTTCCATTTTATGTGTGTTTTACACCGGATAGCTGCAAAGAACATTGTAAATGTCTGCGCAGTGTGAACAGTGCTGCACCCCTGAACTTCTGTATGCACCATATCTGAAACATTGCTCACAGGAGTGCCAGCTGCTACCACAAGTTCCTCTGCTGAAAACCTTACAGAGGTTTTATTTGTAGGAACATCTGTTGTGCAAACAGGGGATGGGCCAGCGCTGGGGACGTGGTGCTGAGATCCCTGCGTGTGCACAGCAGGTATGGGACATCTCCTTGTGGGACACTAACAGCAGAGAGTGTGCTTCTGAAAGGAGAGAGGACAACTGCGAAGTGCCACCACCAGCGTGGGTCAGCACCCCATGGTATGGATCCTCTTGCAGGAGGATAGGTGAAGGCCTGGCCTCCCAGGGTAACAAGAGATTTGGGATGGTGTTTAGGCAGCGCTCCAActctcagctgctctcagctctcatCTGCAGGAGCTGAGGCTGCAAGTTCTCCCATGAAACAGTGTtagaaagaagtgttttctttcagagctgGGTTGCATGCTTACTCGCAGCACAAAGGTTTTGCCAGGCAAGCAAGGGCTCAGGCTGTTCAGTCCACACAGAGCATGATGGTGATGTTGTTCTTGATGCCATGCAGCATCCAACACCCAGTGTGGAATGTCAGTCATGGACCCCTCCCTGGCTGATGGACTTCCCACTAACACAGGCTTGTGAGGCTGGTTAGGGAAGAGCAAAAGTTAAGGTGTCCCCTGCTCCAAATCCTCTAGATAAGCACCCTTAGCTAACAAGTGCATTTCTCAAGTCTCAGCTTCCCTCTCCTAGCCCTAAGCCTGAGTTAAACTAGCGCAACTCACTGGCAAGGGTCCCTGTGCACAAACCCTCCTAGCATCCACAGCATCCTGAGCTCCGAACCAGCAGTGTTGGAGCTTACCCAGTACCCCAGCATATGGGTGTAGGTGTCAACTGTCCAGGACCTCTTCCATTCCCAGGTACTGACATCAGGGACCAGCACATAAGTCCCAGGCCCTGCGGAGGTGGAAAAATCTGTCAGCTCCTGCCTTTGAAGTTCAAATACTTTGCTCCAACCTATGGCACGTGTACAGCCAGACGGTTTCCACAGGCTGGCCATGTTCTTGGGCACACTAAAGAGTGTGCATCCAAAACCTGGTGCACCTGCCCGTACATCAGGATGCTCCCAGCTTCTATCAGACAGCAGcatctttgttttttgcagGGTCTTTGCCACGTCCTTTCTCAACTTTCAAGTAAACAAGAGCATGTAAAGATTTATTGCCTTGTGTCTGGCACCTGCTGAGCTTTCTATCACATGTGATAGAGAAACATTCCTTCCTCCTATCATATGTGGTTGAGAAACATTCCTTCCTCCTTGCAACTGTGATTGCCAGCAGGAATCAAGGACAGGAGCCAGGCCAGGCTCTGACCAGCAGCACCTACAGCACAGCCTGAGCCAGCTCTTGTTGTgcttggtgctgcaggaggccctgcctgctgcagattCACAGCTGAGGTAGAGAAAGCAGCgaagtgacagcagagcagcagatcaGTGACCAGTGCTGATAGGCAGTGCCTGAGCAGTGGTCCCTGTGTCCTGCCCAGCCAGGCAGCTGCTTCCCTGCCTGCAAACCACGCACTTCTTACACAATGGGGGCACAACCACTCTCACCTGTAAGTCCCTTTTTGTCCATCTCTACAGTAAAATGTCTCATTGTTTCCTCCAGCTCACATTCCTTTCAGTGCAATAACACTAAAACACAGTTGTAACTACAGGCCCCAAGGCACAGAACccttctctgcctgctgcctgcagggagtTAATTCACAGCAGTTGAGAGCCCTTGCTGTACCAACAAAGGGATGTGTGATCTCCCGGTCCCTCTGccccctctcctcccagccGCTCTCCGATTTGCAccttcccccagcacagcaggcgGCACAGGAGCGTCTCTTCCCGCATGTGTTTGCCCGCATGCACCGAACCGTAAATCAGAGTTCACCACCCCTCTCCCCCACCCCGAGCTGCTTTTCACAGAGGCTGGGTGAGTGCTACTCACCACAAACGTCTTCTCCCTGCCTGTCAGAGTGCATCACAGTGACACGCAGAGAGGACGGGCTGTGCAAATGGAGCATGAGTTATGGGCCGTCAGCGGGGGAAGAGGGGGTGAACTCATGGAGCATTTCCTGGGATCGGGCCTCACATCCACGGCACCCCCAAAAGGAACATCTGGAGGAGACCTGATGAGGCGGATCTGCACTGatcccctgccacacgcagCTCCCTCCTAACGCTGTGTGACTGCACGGAGCGGATCCGAAGCCGGGGCAGGATGCGGCCCCGAGCCCGGCACAGCCACCAGCAGGCAGAGCCGAATCCATGACAACCAGAGCCTGCATGTGAGAAGCTCAATGCCTGCCGCTCCCTGGTGAACGCGAGCGTCCCGCAGCTCGGTGCTGCGTTCTGCAGCAAGCCTTGCCCTCGCACATCTGTGCCCAAAGGAACATCCTGCACTCCTAGAgctcttctgattttcaaagCTCCTAACAAGCTTTTCTGACTCCCTGTACCACAACCCCATCCCGTGCCCAATTCACCACGAGCTTTGCATTCCTCTTGTACTTCTCTGCTACGGCACATTTGTATGTCATTAATGCAGCCAGGGCTTTTACTTCACCGACACCGATTGAACTGCTGAAACGAACCcctgggaaaagagagagaagaaaggcagagtgCCTGCCACAAACGGCacagaggagatggaggagaggCTTTGAATCTTCTGAAGCGGCAGCATCTCATCACAATAGGCGATCAGAAATCATTCGGCTGGGTTTGTTCCTTCAGACAGCGATTTCCTAACAAGCAGCCATCCTGcgggcacagggctgctgcgGGGAGCTctgacagcacagcccagcGCCCGCcgagggatggggctgagccccctggggctctgagcagccatactgctgcaggacagggtTAGGGTGCGATACGCCCACAGGGAGCGCGGGGTGCTTGGGTCAGAGGGATGTAGGGAAAGCCACATGCTGACAGCTGCAGGGGGCTGAGGGGGAGAGCAGCAAAACCACCACTGGTTTTGCCCTATTCCCTCCATTGCCTCAACATGGCAGCCGAGGATTGTGCCGGAGCTAGCAGCTCTCTGATTGGCTGAGCCGTGGCAGGGTGGCCACCTGAGGGCGCTGCGTGAAGCGGCTGCCAGGCTTTCCTGATTGGATGCAGCTGGGAAAAGGGGGCGGGGTCTACGGTGGGAGGAGGGGTGTGGAGTGGTGGGGGCGTGGTGGGTGGAGCCAATCAGGGTGGGGCACCTTGGGGGAGAGGTCGGGAgcgggggctgcagggccagaTGTGTGGGGCAGCACGTGGGCAGGGAGCCATGCAGGGACGCAGCACCAGACCTCCTGCTGGCCCCGTGCAGGCACCTGCGGCTCTCTGGCCCTGCTCCGGGTCTGCCTGTGAGCCCCAGGGCCCGGCACCGAGGGCACGTCCATCAGTTCAGGCGCAGGCCAGGCGGTGTGGGCACGCTGTTGCGTTCACGTGTCTCTGCCCGTGTGCGTGGGAGGCAGGGCTGCGTCGCACAGGGAGGGGGCTGCC includes these proteins:
- the SNCB gene encoding beta-synuclein — encoded protein: MEVFMKGLSKAKEGVVAAAEKTKQGVAEAAEKTKEGVLYVGSKTQGVVQGVTSVAEKAKEQASQLGEAAFSGAGNIAAATGLVKKEEFPADLKAEEVAQEAVEEPLVEPLLEPEGESYEESPQEEYQEYEPEA